A genomic stretch from Mycobacterium paraterrae includes:
- a CDS encoding putative bifunctional diguanylate cyclase/phosphodiesterase, with the protein MTVRRRLLGAGLLLLPLVVGIALALELTLRWGGEGVVRAVDSLTLVASSIYATAWAVFAARCAAGAGRRAWTLLSVALGVGAAGNVIWALHLGLLQDKPFPASPGLWYLACTLLMAGALTFFPAGPLRGSRLRNVLDGITAGLCLLLLMWIVALHSVYDTYAANRDVPVLRVLLPIGDLTVLTTVVLITGRAEPRYRRELWLLGAAILLLTATNTGYVSLIASGRFHAGSLLDLGWFAASIAFAAAAQMSRRSSSTHRPETVSSNTSLWLPYVPLLLAGTVGPAIVMSGFESLLVPLLMISVVSRQVVAAAETRRLLADAAQQALRDPLTGLPNRTLFHDRLTHALTLRQRDERSVAVVSIDIDDFKLVNDSLGHPVADNVLVRVGQRIADSVRPGDTVARLGGDEFALLLEGPEDQSYVVAGRVVEAFEQPLFIAGETILVRPSVGIALASPDEPDIAPHLLLKRADMAMYAAKRSRSSGMHSFSPDMELAVPDVTERAGRAADRPAADGAAQIRLLGELRRAIDHAELTLVYQPKIHLRSGRVVGLEALLRWPHPELGELRPDTFMGLVRQHGLMRQVTELVVTKALDDAVRWQTAGVDTAVAVNVFAPDLKDAGLPDALCGALQSRHLSTALLTVEITEDLIVNDIDRVTTVLRRLRDVGIRVAIDDFGSGFSALSYLRDLPVDEVKLDRQFISSITDDKRAAAVVRAVIDLTHELDVTVVAEGIEDAATADWLREHGCDIGQGYHIGAPVAASMVPQLIGAQAR; encoded by the coding sequence ATGACCGTTCGTCGACGACTGCTGGGTGCCGGACTGCTGCTCCTCCCGCTCGTCGTCGGCATTGCGCTCGCGCTAGAACTGACCTTGCGTTGGGGCGGCGAAGGCGTGGTCCGCGCCGTCGACAGTCTGACGCTGGTGGCGTCGTCGATCTACGCGACGGCATGGGCGGTCTTTGCCGCCCGGTGTGCTGCCGGGGCCGGCCGCAGAGCCTGGACGTTGCTGTCGGTCGCGCTTGGCGTCGGAGCGGCCGGAAACGTGATCTGGGCTCTGCACCTAGGTCTGCTGCAAGACAAGCCCTTTCCGGCCTCACCGGGCCTTTGGTATCTGGCGTGCACGCTGCTCATGGCGGGGGCCTTGACGTTCTTTCCGGCCGGACCGCTGAGGGGGTCGCGGTTGCGCAACGTCCTGGACGGCATCACGGCCGGACTATGCCTGCTGCTGTTGATGTGGATAGTCGCGTTACACAGTGTCTACGACACCTACGCCGCGAATCGAGACGTGCCAGTTCTCAGAGTGCTGCTTCCGATCGGCGACCTGACGGTTCTGACCACGGTGGTACTGATCACCGGGCGTGCCGAACCGCGATATCGACGCGAGCTGTGGCTGCTCGGCGCCGCCATACTGTTGTTGACCGCCACCAATACCGGCTACGTCAGCCTCATTGCGAGCGGCCGATTCCATGCCGGTAGCCTGCTCGATCTTGGCTGGTTCGCCGCCTCGATCGCGTTCGCCGCCGCGGCACAAATGAGTCGTCGTTCTTCCTCGACTCACCGACCCGAAACGGTCTCGTCGAATACGTCGTTGTGGCTGCCGTATGTGCCGTTGTTGTTGGCCGGCACCGTGGGACCGGCGATCGTCATGTCGGGTTTTGAGTCGTTGCTCGTGCCGCTCCTGATGATCAGCGTGGTCTCGCGGCAGGTGGTGGCCGCCGCGGAGACCCGACGGCTGCTGGCCGACGCGGCTCAGCAAGCGCTGCGCGACCCATTGACCGGCCTACCCAACCGCACGCTGTTCCACGACCGACTCACCCACGCCTTGACCCTTCGTCAGCGCGACGAACGATCGGTTGCCGTCGTATCGATCGACATCGATGACTTCAAGCTGGTCAACGACAGCCTGGGCCACCCGGTGGCCGACAACGTTCTCGTGAGGGTCGGACAACGCATCGCCGACAGCGTCCGTCCCGGCGACACGGTCGCACGGCTAGGCGGTGACGAGTTCGCTCTCTTGCTCGAGGGGCCGGAGGACCAGTCCTACGTGGTCGCGGGCCGCGTCGTCGAGGCCTTCGAACAGCCACTTTTCATCGCGGGGGAAACGATCCTCGTGCGTCCCAGCGTCGGCATTGCCCTGGCGTCGCCTGACGAGCCCGATATTGCACCGCACCTGCTGCTGAAGCGGGCCGACATGGCGATGTACGCCGCCAAGCGCTCGCGCTCGTCGGGCATGCATTCTTTCAGCCCCGATATGGAACTGGCCGTGCCTGACGTCACGGAGCGGGCCGGTCGCGCTGCCGACCGGCCCGCCGCCGACGGCGCTGCGCAGATTCGCCTGCTGGGAGAGTTGCGCCGAGCCATCGATCACGCCGAATTGACCTTGGTGTACCAACCGAAGATTCATCTACGCTCTGGCCGGGTCGTAGGGCTGGAGGCGTTGTTGCGTTGGCCGCATCCGGAACTGGGCGAGTTGCGGCCGGATACGTTCATGGGCCTTGTGCGACAGCACGGGCTGATGCGGCAAGTGACTGAGTTGGTCGTAACCAAAGCCCTCGACGACGCGGTGCGGTGGCAGACAGCCGGTGTCGACACGGCGGTCGCGGTCAACGTGTTCGCCCCGGATCTGAAGGACGCGGGGCTGCCCGACGCTCTATGTGGAGCGCTCCAAAGTCGGCACCTGTCAACGGCTTTGCTCACCGTCGAGATCACAGAGGATCTGATCGTCAACGATATTGACCGGGTGACGACGGTATTGCGACGGCTGCGTGATGTGGGTATCCGGGTGGCGATCGACGACTTCGGCAGCGGGTTTTCGGCGCTGTCGTATTTGCGTGACCTGCCTGTCGACGAGGTCAAGCTGGACCGGCAATTCATCTCGTCGATCACCGACGACAAGCGTGCCGCGGCAGTGGTGCGTGCGGTGATCGACCTGACCCACGAACTGGACGTCACCGTGGTAGCCGAGGGCATCGAGGACGCCGCCACCGCGGACTGGCTGCGCGAGCACGGCTGCGACATCGGTCAGGGTTATCACATCGGTGCACCCGTCGCCGCCTCGATGGTCCCGCAGCTCATCGGCGCCCAGGCTCGATAA
- the mug gene encoding G/U mismatch-specific DNA glycosylase, giving the protein MPEFEPDILTEGLDVVFCGLNYAASAVKDGYHFSHRNNRFWPVLHLAGFTDCRLQPADQRRLLDYGCGVTAVVQRPTSSASEVSPVEFRTARPQFESKIRRYEPRMIAFLGKRALACMLGTPDVPWGRFAPGFAGTPAWVLPNPSGANIGFSIEELVAAYRELRRELSSMTGAR; this is encoded by the coding sequence GTGCCCGAGTTCGAGCCGGATATCCTGACCGAGGGTCTCGATGTCGTCTTTTGCGGACTCAACTATGCCGCGAGCGCCGTCAAGGACGGCTATCACTTCTCGCATCGGAACAACCGTTTTTGGCCCGTGCTGCATCTTGCCGGTTTCACAGATTGCCGCCTCCAGCCCGCCGATCAACGCCGATTGCTTGACTACGGGTGCGGCGTGACGGCGGTGGTACAGCGACCGACGTCATCCGCCAGCGAGGTGTCACCCGTCGAGTTCCGAACCGCTCGGCCGCAATTCGAGTCGAAGATCCGCCGCTACGAGCCTCGTATGATCGCCTTCCTGGGTAAGCGAGCGCTGGCCTGCATGCTCGGCACTCCCGACGTGCCGTGGGGGAGGTTTGCCCCGGGCTTCGCCGGAACGCCGGCATGGGTACTGCCCAATCCAAGTGGTGCGAACATCGGCTTCTCGATCGAAGAACTCGTCGCCGCGTATCGCGAACTGCGCCGAGAACTTTCGAGCATGACGGGCGCGCGATGA